In the genome of Sardina pilchardus chromosome 17, fSarPil1.1, whole genome shotgun sequence, the window ccagggtgtgtgagtgtgtgagtgtttgtgcagaacatgTGTATGTGGAAACTTGGTTTAAAATAGTAATACACCGTTTTGTACTAAAGGGAATTTTTCAATTAGGCTACTGCAATGGTTACCATAACCGTGGGTACAGTTCGATATGGGTAACACGGATTTAATTTCTTTAGTGATctacaatcacgtttttttgttttgtttggtttgtttttctaTAATGGGTTtgaatactgtttttttttttataaatctcTGCCATGTCAAAGCAGGTTTTGTTGTTGATTTGTATCTTTATTGTTGAACTAATGCTTCATGCAATCAGGACTGAcaattgttttttctttttttttaacacttgtCCCATTTGcctttcctttcatgtgtccttGTCATCCTGACCAGGGCAAGCTCCTTTTTTAACTGCTGATTTATTTTACTTTCATTGGAAAACAATTGAACAGTTTAGTGTTATGTCGTTTCTTTGATTGTTATTTTgtgattattttatttcatttacaagCTGATGGTATTTAATGTCTATAACCAGAACCTCCCAATGTTAGGCCTATTTTCTTTCACACAACGACATCGTCATATACTTGCTTGTTTTGTTATCAATTCAGAGGCGGATCTGGCGGACAAGAGTGTGCCACAGATCCGAAGGGGGATGGTTGATAATTGATAACAATGACGTGTTTAGATTGCCTGTTGAATTAGTTTTGAGGACTTGGGCTCCTCAAGGAATGTTGCCTCACAAGATAATATGGATGAGATGTTTTAACTTAATGAGATGCTTACACTATTACTACCATCACTAGAAATGTTACCACTATCACAGGGAGTGTTTACATTATTACCATTTAATTTAAATGAACTTGATAATACTGTTATGTCCTGAGGTGAGACATGCCTCAAAGTTCATGTACTATATTGTTTGCATGTTTAGAATTTTTGATAACTAAGAAGATGGGCCTGCCTGTGGTTGACGTCGGCTATGAAAACGTGTCACAGCTAAAACCTTTTGCTCAGAGCTATTTTCAAGATCTGTTCCAGACATTTAGCAAAGCCACGATGGTGAAAGACACAGCTTATCAAAAGGGGGACAGGACGAAACCCTTGATCCCAAACAACACCCTGAAGACCCCATCACACTTCACCGTATCCTTGGGAGAGCTGCAACACATTTGGAAGTTCTGTTTACCTCTCCACAAAGGATCTTGGACATCACAAGAAAGATTGGATTACTTTACAGTAGTGGACTTGCTGTGGGCAGAATAACCCCAAACAGCAAGGATCCGGATAGCCAGGTGGTCTACCCTGGTTTTCAGACAAATACACTGAtttgacacatacacattccacATGTATGCACCACacgaagaggaagagacaaacACAATGTTCCCACACCTATACACGTTCtccacatttacagtatgcacCACACGAAAAGGAGGAGACAACTTGCTACGGTTGGCGTTGCCCAACAACACACCCAAAGACAACACACCCAGTTGACCCAAGTGCTTGAGTGCTCGTGAAAGACTTGAGTTGAAAACTGGAATCAAGGAAGATGGCGCGGGCCATGAAACCATCAACCACCAACGACCGTGAGGATCACAGAAAGAGACTTTTGAATTAACTGTCACACTGCAGATTCATCAAGGATCGCAACATTGCATAAACATTTCAACATCAAGGCTACACGTTCACATTGTGCACTCATATGGCTCAAGTTTAGCTGGAACAACACTAcgagtttgtttattttctgtctttttgtttattttagccTTGGCCTGGGACAAATTCTTAACAGAAGAACTGCCGAAGACAAGTTAGGGTTTTGATGTTTGATTTTCTATAACTGAGCAACAATTCTGACAATTGCCAGtgattttgtactgtacaaatGCATCATCTGTCCTAGTCGATATCTGTTGAACAAACAGCTAGTGTTACACGCTGGAGCAGTGCTcacagaaaacaacagcaaGTCTGTATACCACTCTCAAATGTTTAGAATATTTTTGTCATTATTGTGCTTCATGCAACCTGCATTGGATTTACATATTGTGTGAAAGTGTTAAACTTTCAAATGGGGGAAATGTAGTAGAAATATTTTATAATTCATTTTAGACATGAACGTCATCAGCTTCTGACCAAACCAAAACTTGTCAAGTACCCTTGTGACCTTTTGAACATATGTCTATGATGCAACTGCCTTGTGACCATGTGACTGATCATTGTTGATGAGGCCTTTCTTCTTGATTCAATCAAGAGGAGGCAAGGcctttaaatgcagagagacTAGACAGCTCAGGAGACCTCAGTAGTGCCattgccttaaagggatattccgccatttttggaaatacgctcattttccacctcccctcgagcaaaacaatcaatatttaccttgttcccgttcatccagccattctgtgagtctggcgatacaacttttagcttcagcctagcatagatcattgaatcggattagaccattagcttctcgcctgctagcttcatgtttaaaagtgactaagatttctggtaattttcccatttaaaacgtgtctcctctcaagttagaaagtgcaataagaccaactgaaaatgaaacctggcgtttttctaggctgatttgacatggaactacactctcatctggcgtaataatcaaggcaacttgcaaactactggcactactactgcttgttgtctatggggactattttcagatactgcgtacgatatcactgcgcctatggtacgtttgcaagttgccatgattattacgccagatgagagtgtagttccatgtcaaatcagcctagaaaaacgccaagtttaattttcagttggtcttattgcactttctaacttgagaggagacacgttttaaatgggaaaattaccagaaatcttagtcacttttaaacatgaagctagcaggcgagaagctggtctaatccgattcaatgatctatgccaggctgaagctaaaacttgtatcgccagactcacagaatggcaggatgaacgggaacaaggtaaatatcgattgttttgctcgaagggaggtggaaaatgagcgtatttccaaaaatgcggaatatccctttaagcggtGTGTTACGCTGGGTCTCCGGCCGTAGTCTTGAATTGTTGTTAGCTAATAAATGCCTTACCATGTTTTATAATCTCTGAAACTGCCTTTGTCTGCATGATACTTCATTTTCTTACTTCATTGGTAACAATGAAAGCAAAAAGCTCAAATCTATGATGtgtttcctcttcttctcctcttttcctcaagGCAAATGTCACGGTTCGTTGAGGACTTCAAGAGCACAGTGCTTCCGTCCCTCAAAAGTGGACTTGATGGATTTAATGGTCTGACATCCACTCTCTTGGCCACAAATACAGATATAGTCACCATGAAAATGGATTCATTTAGGACACTTCGCAGCAGTATTGAGAAGGTAAAGAAGAACTTGTCACAGTCAGAGGAAGCAGCAAGTACTAGGCTGAGACAGGTAGATAAGCTCACTGAGAATTTGACTGCCAAAAAAGGAGATCTTGAGAGGAAGCAAAGTGATAAGAATCAGAGGCTAAACAACTTAAAGACCAAGTTGAAGTCAGATAGAGCCGTGTTAGAGATGCATGAGCACTCCTTAAGCAAAGCCATAAACCACATGCGCGAAACTCAGTGGAAACTTCAAGatctacaaagcaaaaaggagAAGGCAGAGGAAATGCGAGATATTGGGATTGGACTCGCATTCATTCCCATTGTTGGGTGGATTCCTGGTGAGCAATTTCACTCATGTCTCACACGTTGATAATCAGggttgtagtggaggctaaatgtTAATACAGTGTATTCGCCcctgacatttcagaaatagagtttattcACCTGTTATTGGAGTTTGTCCatctctcaaaagagtttattaaccaactgcaacttttaacattcaataTCACAatgtattatctgcattcacacTATATAGACTCAGCAACATTCTAGGAACCATTTGAtccactggtattgttataaacattggataataacctccaccatcatcaaacatgttctgaatgccttttttaaaaaaaatacaatacgGCATGGCGGAGTCCACCTTACCGTGaccacagaattcatagtttacccacctcttatttcacCACTACTACACCCCTGTTGATAATGTCTGTAGGCATGAAGTTCAGTGTTTAGATACTTTGTAATGTTCTTTGTACTTtgcgctttttttttgttccgcaGGAGGGATAATGATTGGTGTTGGTCAGGCAGATTTAGACCAGGCGTCCtgggcagcagagcaggcaaAGCAAGAGGTGGATGCGTTTGAGTCTCAGATCAGCACCATCTTCGGGAAGCTCTCCAGTTGCGAGAAGCAGATCGGCCAGGTGAGGGGGGAGATGAGTCAGGTGAGTGCTGATTTGGAGCGACTACGCCAGGACCTGAAGACGGTGAAGAACCAGCGCACGACCGTAGCGAGTTTCCAAAGCAAGATGAGGAGCGCCGTCAGCCTCCTGGGCCAACTGGCCGGCACGGCATCAGTGGCGGAGGTCCAGACAAGAGTCCTTGTGCTTCTGGGTCCAGTCATCAGCGTGCTGGAGAATGTCATCGACCTGGCTGGTCAGGTTACTCAGCAGTCTCTTCTCTCTGACAGACACCTGAGGGCTCTTATTGTCACTCTGCAGCAGAATCACCACAGGCTTAGGGCCATTGAGGCCAATAAATCTGCAGACCAAGACAATGATTtttattagggctgtcaaattaactgattaatctcaattaattaattttagaaaaaataactgattaaaaaaaataatgcagattaatcgattgtgacctttgacctctaaggCACCAAATCTATGCAAAGAAACAGTGTTGACATTGAGGCCCTGAGGAACTTTTGAATtatttcctcagcatattaAGTCATATTAAAGGCTGTCATGGCCATTACTTGAACAGTGAAAGTAATAATAAAACAGTTTTTGAactttaatgtcactaatggtgattattcaatgattcatttgatttgagatgtttaaaatgttttaaCAGCAAAAATTCTACATGCGattcatttagattaattaatcacagagtatgtaattaattagattaaacatttgaatcgattgacagccctaatttttATGTTTAATCAAAGAATCTGTTATCTTCTCAAGTTTTAAGAACCCTGATacttaatgtactgtatgtggaataTGCATATCATAATTCTCTGTTGTAATTGTGTCATTTTATCATGCAGTTGTATAACTTTTTTGAAGAGCCTGTTATCTGTTGTATAACTCTTTTTAACTCTTGTCATACAAACAAATGTATTTGCAATTCTCTCAATAAAAGCATATGTGTTactttctccacctctctatgCTTTTCACTCATTTCTCTGAAGGCTAAAAAGTATGACAGCGAGCatacagtgctgtgaaaaagtatAATATGACCccttcatatacagtatcataATAAGACCTATATGTGAGAAATACAGTATGGTCAATTGTAGAACAGTAAAGGTAATGCATGATGTTTCAATTGACTTGTTTAATTTTAGTTGATCTGTTTAAATGCAAAGCATctgatatataaaaaaatagtgTGCATAATAAAAGCATTTACCAGAAGTTGAAAGGAATTAGCATGAAGAAAACCCTGTCCTGTCCTTTGTGACTGACTTGCGGGGCTTATGGGACTTCCAGGCCTATAGACTTTGAAATAGGTGTGGGTTTAGCTCAAGATGGAAGTTTAGTAGAGTGGCTGTGCGCACATTCCACCTTTCTTTGGGCCAGTTGCAGGACAAAGTAGAAAAAAGGAACTCTCCGCACACCGGAGTTTAGTTTTTAAATTAGAACAAGCAATTTTTCAATGTTTTGTCCCGTCTGGGTCTTCTTCAGACTGATGGATCTAaactttgctgttttttttgttgttgttttgtcagAAATGTGGGAGCTAAGCATTAGGTGGACATTCTATTTTTTTGTCTTAATCAGAGATCCACACATTAATCTTAAGAAAGTCTATTAATGCATGTGTCAAATTAACTTCATAATATAAGCTTCATAAAACATTTTGCAACCATTTTTGTACTTAGCTAAACCTGTCTTAACTAGTCAGTAGGGGGATTTACAAGGCCCTTTAacagatgcacacgcacgcacgcacgcacgcacgcacgcacgcacgcacgcacgcacgcacgcacgcacacacacacacacacacacacacacacacacacacacacacacacacacacacacacacacacattttgatgtGGTTGGATGGCTGGATGCCACTGTCCCAGCCTTGCTCTCAGCTGCACACCTAGCCACACTCTAAACCCAGATTTAGTTCTAATTAATCTTTTAGGTTGTCATtactaatgtttgtgtgttttgcgaaAACTCTCCGTCATAACTTAAACAAATTAGTTGATTGTAATATTTAAGAGAAATATGCAGTGCACTGATCATGTTAAGTGTAGACAACTATAAAGTTTATGTTTTTGCAAGGCGGAGGAGGGGTCTAATCAAAATTCTGCCCACCATGCCACCAACCGTTCTTCCCGACTCAAACACGTCTGAGTCATCACAGTCTATCTTCATCTTGCTGCTGTTACAACATTAAATGGTGGGTGAACTTTCTGATTAACTTTGTGACAAATTATGATGAAATTATCCAAAATACTGCTCAGTTGACAGATAGTTACCTAAATGTTCATTTGTGTGATTAACTTACAAACCGTGAGAAAACTCCAGTAAAGTTGGCTTGGTTGTTAGCATGCTAGGTATTTCGGTTAGATGTTAGCTCATAGCTACCCTAACATTCAAATTGGTGTGTATGGCAGATCATAGTTTATAATATTAACACGTGTATTTTTTGTGTAAATATACTTACTTACTGCTTTAGATTTAGCATAACTCAGACTTTATCGTTGAAATTGGTGTTTCTGTCTGTAGACAGTTGCCTAACAATAGCAGCACACGTTGGTTAGCttttggctaacgttagctgaagTACATTCATGGTGATGATTTTAAAACAGACTTGTTTAAATGGAGTAAACGATCATGGACTAACAGTTTGTTCTCGTGTTCTTTTGTTTGATAGGTTCTTCATCTGGGAGATACAGTGGATGTGGACTATTTACGAGTTTTGATGCTGGTTGTTAATTTATCAATAATAAAAAGACATTCCTACATTGAGATGAATTCTTTCTCTTCaacattgaataaaacaattaatTTAATACAGTAAtctcatcatgaaacaacaataCAGAACTTAGTTTATAGCCTATTTTAATGAGCCTTTTTAATATTCTAAAACCGTAAcctataatatatatttatttatacaacGGCAATTCCTGAAACagatcattcaaatgaactaaaGATTTTAAGTACAGACTACTAATGTAGTTTAATTGGTCTACAGCATCCACATAagattctttgttgacacaactTAACATGTTTAGTTTTATGTTTTGCCAAAACTAGAATGGTTTAAGGCAATCGGTTTCCACGCAATGATCTAGTAATGACAACTAATTTGGGTTTAGAGTGCAGTATGCCTGTGTCATAAGTGCCACGGACTGGGCATGTTGTGGGAAGCACTTTTCATGTCATGAACAAGTAAGAAGTTACTGTACACTGAGTAACTTTAAAGAATAATTTAAGTATACAGAATACTTTAAAGTACAGGTATACTTTGCCACCTAAATAATGCAGAACTCTTTATTCCGTTGAAGGATAATTTCAAGGACTGTTCCAGAAGGCTTCTCTCTGACAGCTGttgttgtcctctctctccactgaccACCACAGTTATATAAATTATATCATTTTCAAAACATTGAATATTTCAAtgaaaaataaactattatagGCAATTTAatttctgttgttttttattaaaggttaaagaaaacaacaaaagaagtaaaaatgttttgtttttttttgaagaAATCTCTAGAATGAATGTAGGCAATCAGCAGTTACAAAAAACAATATCAAATGGGCTTTAACCCTTAAACAGGCAGAAGtgaaaaaaatcatttcatgTTATTTTTTGTCTCATTTGTCTCAAATCATTCCCATACtccaggcctattcaactagcggcccgcgggccagatgtggcccgcttccaatttcctgtggcccgcgtgtctcgtcatgagaatgaactcgctttgacggttgtgcatagatcttcatatgattggcgagtagcgcactgtcggcccgcccctattggccagactaattcttccagttatcttcactcagagaacacaacacatcactacacaaactgacatttccaaatgtgtaactagttttaaatgttatcattaaatgttgattaaattacgatttcttaccgccaaagattctaaacctcgagcgtgcgcaaatcaaaaatgttacaatcatacccggtctccgttcctccgagccctcgggaaagttagtgaaggagctgtggtttgtagagaattgcctcttgacttatattccttctttacagcaatggattcgttgcacaataaacatctcgtaggcctacttgttgcagagggtaaaacgaacgattctcgttgtcaattagacgtttctttagacagagccatcttcactccactcgtgggaatgttattgtttgtgatttgcgcaggctcgaagtttagaatctttagcggtaagaaatcgtgaaatagataaacagaggcagagctggcattaggctactttttctttaaattcaatgctaagtatatttgagagattggcgctgtaggctactgtgtgtgtttgaaacacttatgagcctaattatcttgaagtaggctagttaaatcaacactgcaatttttcccactgatgcatgatatggcagctatcagacatcaggtatgaaatactatggttagcctgggtgttttcaaatacttgtatagtttgtgtggcagcctatcacctgtctgagaagatttgttttatggatatggataataggctatgttcttagtttctatgccagtgtataaaattcaattgaattgaactgaattttactctgatcttatcaaatattgttggatacaattattttgcggcgtctttTATTTTAagcggcccctgaaaacccagtgatttttccattcggccctcttggtactgaagttgaatagccctgccatactcattttgaaaatattttgtatattttggATTTTATGAGTTGTATCTCCCAGGATACGTTGCCCtattaaggtacgaaaaaaatcaaaatggtaaacattttaatgttttatttaataaacaTAACTGATACAAGCTTTATTTTCTTAGCCATTTATTTAACAAATATTATCTTTAAAAttaattttatattttttttatgaagcTCTTCAAAGTATGAATAGCaaaatttgtaaaaaaataaaataaaataaaaaaatccgaaatttttgaaaaattcctttttttttttttttttttttaaatcctgaTGATCACAATGCTCCACATTTCCTCTATAAACAGTCAACATCACAAATCTTATCTACTTTGTCAGTAATTGTGTACACTAatctagcctggaaaatccagaccctggcaATTTAGAAAggttaagggtctggccacgaataatggcctaactcgagggacggcaccaagcatgcatttaaaaatttcactgcacgcaattggataacactacgaccaatgtttaccctgactgattccggactttgaTGCAATTGGATATcactatgaccaatgtttactgacttccaatgttgcagctctgtcgtcatctgtttagctcgcctctgggccgcctatatcagatacaccgatgtgattgctTCTCCGCAATGCAAGGGACAAAAATAATGTGCATCATTACTCATTGCCAGAGTctgttgcagacacaattcaaagtGTGCTCTCGCGAGGACTCTGAATTTACAGGGTGACGTTAATCTGCAAGATATCAGCAACGTATAGCCTCAACACAGCACTAACAGTGCTGTGTTGAGTTTATGACTAGGGAAAGTCACAGTTTTAGGAAGCTATCCAGACCAATAAGGGGCAGCATATTGGTTAAGATGGTTTGCCTGCTCACAAAATTTGTGACCAAGTGTCCATCGAATCGATGAAGGCACTGTCACCTAAATTCCTTAGCTTTTTTGGGCGTTTGttccaatgcccccccccccccccatcagaaCTACAGTATCCTCATTTTCTAATTCCTCATTCTGCCTGATAATTgcctcctcatcttcatcctcatcaCTACTGCCTGAGTCTAAAGAGCCTTCAGGGTTAGGgttctctatcactctcataCTCGTCCATCTGTTGCTATAAAATGGGCTAACTGTGATACCCTGTGGGCATATATATATGGTTATACTGTCATAATGTACATACCTGTAcctgaaaacatttgtttttgcagtgtatatTAGTTTTTCTTCCTGTCTGAAACAAAATTTTCAATACCACATAGAATGCACAATATTACACATTGACCACATGTTATACCGCTAATCTGGCAACGTATCTCGTGggatacatacatttcaaagtTGCTAAACTAACACCATGAGCATAATAGGCTTTATTTCccttcataaatatatttagaCTATAGTTATAATTAGTTATAATAGTTAATATGGTtgttttattgaaaataattatgTTTTATACATAATTACTCATCTCATGGTCAGCCTGTGCTCCAGCACTGGTGGCCATTTTGATTTCTGATCAGGCTGACGAAACAATGACTGATAACCTGAACCAAGTCATGTGACCTAGATACTGATAACAGACAAGACTTTTGATAACCAATAActtgatttgaaaaaaatatatattgtggCCCCATACAGGATGTTAAAAAGTATGTATCTCGTAGTGCACATTGCCTGTTTAAGTTGACAAGCCTTCAGAACTGATGTAAATGATGTTCATAAagggaaatgtaggcctacgtgcaGTACCATTTAAAATCACAGTCACCAAACCTGGGGCCCAAGTATCAAATACCTTTCAGGCTCTTCAGGAAGTCTAATATTACAGTTTTAAAACAATTGCTAAAACTCTGAACCAAACTATCAGTTGCCTGAACTGTTTCTTGAATTGATCACTCTTTTGGCAAAACTATATACACAGTTTTCACCACTAGCATGTAGCCGAAACAGGTTGCTGAATAGTAGGTTGCACAGTTTTCAACACTAGCATGTAGCCTAAACAGGTTGCTGAATAGTAGGTTGCTCTACTATGAGG includes:
- the LOC134062462 gene encoding uncharacterized protein LOC134062462, which gives rise to MAEHWQMSRFVEDFKSTVLPSLKSGLDGFNGLTSTLLATNTDIVTMKMDSFRTLRSSIEKVKKNLSQSEEAASTRLRQVDKLTENLTAKKGDLERKQSDKNQRLNNLKTKLKSDRAVLEMHEHSLSKAINHMRETQWKLQDLQSKKEKAEEMRDIGIGLAFIPIVGWIPGGIMIGVGQADLDQASWAAEQAKQEVDAFESQISTIFGKLSSCEKQIGQVRGEMSQVSADLERLRQDLKTVKNQRTTVASFQSKMRSAVSLLGQLAGTASVAEVQTRVLVLLGPVISVLENVIDLAGQVTQQSLLSDRHLRALIVTLQQNHHRLRAIEANKSADQDNDFY